The DNA region TGAGGTGCACCGGGGTCTCACCCTTGTGCGCCAACAAGGTCTGCTTCAGCTCGCTGACCACCGACTGGTCGATCTTCTCCGCCGCGGCCAGCAGGACCAGCGGCAGATCGTCTTCGCCGTTGCCGACCTCGGACAGGTCGAGCGGGACGAGACCGCCGCCGAAGATGGACATCTTGTCCTCGCGCCAGTTCACCCGGCCCTTGACCAGGACCGCGTTGTCCTCGATGAGGTCGGCGGAGAACATCGCGTAGGACTTGGGGAAGTACAGGACCTCCAGCGAGGCGTCCATGTCCTCGATGGTGCAGATCGCCCAGGGCTCGCCCTTCTTGTTGACCCGGCGTTCCAGCGAGGTGATCAGCCCGGAGACGACCAGCTCGCCTTCCTTCGGCGGGTCGGCGAGGATCGCGGCGATCGGCCTCGGCGCGTGTTTGCGCAGGATGCGTTCGGCTCCGTCCAGCGGATGCGCCGAGACGTACAGGCCGAGCATCTCCCGTTCGTAGGCCAGGAGCTGCTTGCGCGGGTACTCCTCTTCGCCGAACTTCAGATGCGCGAGCGGTGAAGAAGAAGCCGCGGCTTCCGCGTCGTCGTCCCCGCCGAACCCGAAGAGGTCGAACTGGCCCATCGCCTCCTGGCGCTTGAGCGGGACCACGGCTTCGACCGCGTCCTCGTGCACCTGGATCATCGAAAGCCGAGTGTTGCCGAGCGAGTCGAAGCCGCCCGCCTTGATCAGCGACTCGATGACCCGCTTGTTGCAGGCCACCAGCTCCGACTTGTCGAGGAAATCGGTGAAGGAGGAGTACTTCCCCTTCTCCTCGCGGGTCTTGATGATCGACTCGACGACGTTCGCGCCGACGTTGCGGACGGCGCCCATGCCGAAGCGGATGTCCTCCCCGACGGCCGCGAACCTCAGCGCCGACTCGTTGACGTCCGGCGGGAGCACCTTGATCCCGAGGCGGCGGCACTCCGAGAGGTAGACCGCGGACTTGTCCTTGTTGTCACCCACCGAGGTGAGCAGCGCGGCCATGTACTCCGGCGTGAAGTTCGCCTTGAGGTACGCGGTCCAGTAGGAGATCAGGCCGTACGCGGCCGCGTGGCTCTTGTTGAACGCGTAGCCGGCGAACGGGAGGATCGTGTCCCAGAGCGCCTTGATCGCCTCGGAGGAGAAACCGCCGGGAACCAGCTCGCTCGACTTCATGCCCTCTTCGAAGCCGACGAACTCCTTCTCGAGGACCTCCGCCTTCTTCTTACCCATGGCTCGGCGGAGCACGTCCGCGCGGCCCATGGAGTAGCCGGCCACCTTCTGGCCGATGTGCATGATCTGCTCCTGATAGACGATCAGGCCGTAGGTGTCGGCCAGGATCTCCTTCAGGGGCTCTTCGAGCTCGGGGTGGATCGGTTTGACCTTCTGCCGCGCGTTCTTGCGGTCGGCGTAGTCGTTGTGCGCGTTCATGCCCATCGGGCCGGGGCGGTACAGCGCGCCCACCGCCACGATGTCGTCGAACACCGTCGGCTGCATCCGGCGGAGCAGGTCACGCATCGGCCCGCCGTCCAGCTGGAACACGCCGAGCGTGTCACCGCGGGAGAGCAGTTTGTACGTCTCCGGGTCTTCGACGCCGAGGGTGTCGAGGTCGATGTCGATCCCGCGGTTGGCCTTGATGTTGTCGATCGCGTCACCGATGACGGTGAGGTTCCGCAGGCCGAGGAAGTCCATCTTCAGCAGGCCGATGGCCTCGCACGACGGGTAGTCCCAGCCGGTGATGATCGAACCGTCGTCACGCTGCCACAGCGGGATGGCGTCGGTCAGCGGGTCGCAGGACATGATGACCGCGCAGGCGTGGACACCGGCGTTGCGGATCAGGCCTTCGAGGCCGCGGGCGGTCTCGAAGATCGTCTTGCACTCTTCGTCGGTCTCGACGAGGGCGCGGACCTCGGCCGCTTCGCCGTAGCGCTCGTGCTTCGAGTCGACGATGCCCGAGAGCGGGATGTCCTTCGCCATGATCGGCGGCGGGAGCGCCTTCGAGATCCGGTCCGCGATCGCGTACCCCGGCTGGCCGAAGTGGACGCGGGCGGAGTCCTTGATGGCCGCCTTGGTCTTAATGGTGCCGAAGGTGATGACCTGCGCGACCTTGTCGACGCCGTACTTCTCGGTGGCGTAGCGGATCATCTCGCCGCGACGGCGGTCGTCGAAGTCGATGTCGATATCGGGCATCGAGACGCGCTCGGGGTTCAGGAACCGCTCGAACAGCAGCTTCTGCGGGATCGGGTCCAGGTTGGTGATACCGAGGACGTACGCGACCAGCGAGCCGGCGGCGGAACCACGGCCGGGGCCGACGCGGATGCCGACCTTGCGGGCGTAGTTGATGAGGTCGGCGACGATGAGGAAGTAGGCGGGGAAGCCCTTCCCGATGATGACGTCGAGCTCGATCTCGATGCGCTCGTTGTAGTACGGGTCCGGCACGCCGTCCGGGTACCGCCACTTGAGGCCGCGGGCGACCTCTTCCCGCAGCCAGGTGCCCTGGTCGTAGCCCTCGGGGACCTCGAAGAACGGCAGCCGGTCCTTGTGCGTGTACACGTCCTTGTAGGACTCGACGCGCTCGGCGATCAGCAGCGTCGAGTCGGCGGCGCCGGGGACCTCCTTGTCCCAGTACTCGCGCATGTCGGCGGCGGACTTCAGGTAGTAGCCGTCACCGTCGAACTTGAAGCGGTTCGGGTCGTTCAGGGTCTTGCCCGCCTGCACGCACAGGAGCGCGGAGTGGGTGTCGGCCTGGTCCTTGGTGACGTAGTGCGAGTCGTTGGTGGCCAGCGGCCGGAGGTCGAGCAGCTTGCCGATCTCGAGCAGGCCTTCACGGACCGACCGCTCGATCGGCAGCCCGTGGTCCATCAGCTCGAGGAAGAAGTTGTCGGCGCCGAAGATGTCCTTGTAGTCCGACGCCGCCTGGATCGCCTCGGTGCGCTGCCCCAGCCGCAGGCGCGTCTGCACCTCGCCCGAGGGGCAGCCGGTGGTCGCGATGATGCCGTGGTGGTTCTCCGCGATCAGCTCGCGGTCCATCCGGGGCTTGCGGTAGTAGCCCTGCATGCTCGCGAGCGACGAGAGCTTGAACAGGTTCCGCAGGCCGGTGGAGTTCTCGGCGAGCATCGTCATGTGGGTGTACGCACCACCACCGGAGACGTCACCGCCCTCACCGAACTCGTCGGCGCCGCGCTGGTTCGACTGCCCCCAGAAGACCGGCTTCTTGTGGAAGCGGCTCTCCGGCGCGATGTAGGCCTCGATGCCGATGATCGGTTTGAGGTCGTGTTTGACCGCCTGCTGGTAGAACTCGTCCGCGCCGTACATGTTGCCGTGGTCGGTCATGCCGACCGCGGGCATGCCCAGGCGCGCCGCCTCCTTGAACAAGGGGGCGATCTTCGCCGCACCGTCGAGCATCGAGTACTCGGTGTGCACATGCAGGTGGACGAAGGAATCGTTCGACACCAGCGAAAACCTCCCCTAGGCAGACGGATCCCTGGCTGCTTGACGCGGGCCGGTCCTCCCACCTTATGCGCCGGGGTTCGACGGCGCCCGGGCGGGATGGCACCCCGGCGAGGGCCAGTCTCCCCCTCCGACCGGCCACCGCCAAGCACCGACGCGGCGCGGTTCGCGGCGACCTCGGTTCCCCCGAACGGGGCGCGGGATCAACTCAGCCTGGCCAGCCGCTCGTTGACCACCTCCCTGTCGAACCACTCCGGATCGAACCCGAAGCCGCCGAGCTCTTCGAGCAGTTCCTCGTTCTCTTCGTCGTCCGGATCACGCCGTGCCTCCAGCAACATCTCGTAACTCCGCTCGTCTTCGCATTCCGGCGGAGGCGCGGCGCGTTCGCCGTCGAGGCAGCTCGGTGCTTCGGGGAGGCCGGTCAACCGCTCGACGCGGATCCAGTGCCGCCAGCTCTCCGCTTCGTAGACGAGCCGGTGCCCTGGCGAGCCGACGACCTGGCCGAGCGTCACTTCGTCGTCGAAGCGATCGCCTTCACAGCTCTGCGCGTCGACGCTGAAGCCTCCGTACGCGGTCTCGAACCGGTGATACTCCCGTTCGTCACGGTCGAACGCGGTCGCGAGGATCCGGTGCAGCCCGGCGAGGGTGACGTCGGAGCGGACTTCGAGCCTTCGCCAGATCGCGTCGTCCGGCTCGGCCAGGGCGACCGCCAGCCTGAGTCCGGTGACCGGCGCGGGCGGGGGCAGGACGAGCGGCAGCGAATCGGCCGACGGTGTGCGCGGCAGCGGATCGTAGCCGGGAAGACCGAGCCACCGGCGCAGCTGGGCCGCACGCTCGGGCAGATCGGGCCTCGGATCTCTCCCCACCTTCAAGAGGTCGGGGATCCTCTCCCGAATCCAGGCGACGGTGTCCGCTTTGACGTTCAGCGCCGATTCGACCTGGCTTCGGAACTCCTCGGGGGTCAGCGCTGCCTCGACCACTTCGAAGCCGTTGCGGAGCACCGCCAGGGCGTCCTCGGGACGGGGTGGAGCTCGATCACGTCGACCTCGCGACCGTTCACCACCACTTCGACGCCCACCGAGCGTTTGCCGGCGGTCAGCCTGGCGGCCAGGACCACCAAGTCCTGATCCGCCTGGCCTTGGACGACGCAGCCGGACAGCTCGACCGGCCCGTGGAGCAGCTTCGGCCAGCGCTCCACCCTGGACACGTCCAGGGGCGCGCGCGTCGGATGGGAGCGCTGGTGCTTCGGTCGTTTGGCGGGCTTGCGGCCGCGGCTGACGGGGGACACGGGATCAGTATCGCCAGCGGCACCGACAGTTTCGGCGTCGTGAGCTGCGCTGATCGGAAAATGCTTGCCGACCTGGGCGTGGATGTGCAGACTGACCAGCCGCCAAGATCAACCGAACGCCCGGAGAGTTGATGATCGACCTGCAGGCCATGAACGAGCGCGTGATCGCGGAGTTCCGCGCGAACGGCCGCCACGGCGACGGTCTCCCGACCTTGCTGCTCACCACCACCGGTGCCCGCACCGGGCGACGGCACGTGACGCCGATGCTGTTCTTGGCCGACGACGACCGCTACATCGTCTTCGCCGCCAACGGGGGCGCGCCCGGGCATCCGGACTGGTATCGCAACCTGGTCGCGGAGCCGTCCGTCGACGTCGAAGCGGACGGAGAGGCCTTCACCGCTCACGCGATCGAGGTCACCGGAGCAGCGAGGGACCGCCTGTTCGCGAAGCAAGCGAAGGCGTTCCCGCGGCTGGCCGAGCACCAGTCGAAGACCACGCGGCCGTTCCCGGTCATCGCGCTCAGCCGCGTATGACGTTCAGTGGGTCGTGAATGACGATTCGAGCTTGGATTCCGCCGCGGTCCGTGAAGGCCTCCTTGAGGGACTCTGGGTCCCTCAAGGAGGCCTTCACGGACTCGGTGATCGCCACGGTACCGAGTGGGGCACCCCCGCACCGAAGACGTTGTGACGCTGGCCACCTCCGCATGGGATTCCGGTGCCAACACGAAACTCCGCGTCCGCGGAAGTGCCCAGGACGGGTTCCGATTCCCCGGCGGTTACCCCATCAACGCGGGCCCCGCAGAATGAATCCGAGCCGCCCGCCGACCGCTTGACAAAGCGTTGGGCCGACCGCACGATCTCGTCTCATGAACCTGTCTGACAGCCAGACAGCCGGACACGGTGGTCCACGACGCGTCAGCGCGATGGAGGCCGTTCTGGCCCATCTCCGCGGCGCCATCGAGCGCGGCGAGTACCCCGTCGGCGAGAAACTGCCGTCGGAATCCGCGCTCGGCAAGGAGTTCGAAGTCAGCCGCTCGGTCGTCCGCGAAGCCCTGCGGGGGCTGCAGGCGCTCGGCCTCACCGTGTCCAAAACGGGCAAAGGGACCTTCGTGACCGCCACCGGGCCGGTCGAGAACCCCACCTTCGGGACCTACTCGGCCCGCGACCTGTTCGAGGTCCGGCGGCACGTGGAGATCCCCGTCGCCGGTTACGCGGCCTTGCGCCGCAGCACCGACGACCTGGACCTGCTGGGTCATCTCGTCGAGCGCATGGATCTCGAAACCGACAACACCGCGTGGGTGGCGCTGGACTCGCTGTTCCACATCACCATCGCGCAGGCCTCGGGCAATCCGGTGTTCGGCAAGGTCATCGAAGAGATCCGCGACGCGCTGGCCCGCCAGTCGTCCTTTCTCAACCAATTGGGGGATCGTCGGACCCGCTCGAACATCGAGCACCGTGAGATCGTCACCGCCATCGCCTCCGGTTCCGAAGCGGACGCCATCGCGGCGATGACCTCCCATCTCGAGCACGTCGAGGACGCGCTGACCACCATCGTGCGGCCGAGCCCCACGACGCACCAGAACAAGGACGACTGACACCGTGACCGAACAGACCCTCAGCGCGGACGGCAAAGCCGCGCCGGTGCCGGCCGACGCCGGTGACGCCGGCTACGACAAGGCGCTGAAACCCCGCCACGTCAACATGATCGCGATCGGCGGCGCCATCGGCACCGGCCTGTTCCTCGGCGCGGGCGGACGGCTCGCGCAGGCGGGCCCGGCACTCGCGATCGTGTACGCGGTCTGCGGCCTTTTCGCGTTCTTCGTGGTGCGCTCGCTCGGCGAACTCATCCTGTACCGCCCCTCCTCCGGCGCCTTCGTCTCCTACGCCCGGGAATTCATGGGCGAGAAAGGCGCTTTCGTCGCGGGCTGGATGCACTTCCTGAACTGGTCGACGACCGGTATCGCCGATATCACCGCGATCGCCCTGTACGCGCATTTCTGGTCGTTCTTCACGCCGATCCCGCAATGGGTGCTGGCACTGATCGCGCTCGCGGTGGTGCTGGCGCTGAACATGGTTTCGGTGAAACTGTTCGGCGAGATGGAGTTCTGGTTCGCCATCATCAAGGTCGCCGCGCTGGTGACGTTCATGGGGATCGGGATCTTCCTGCTGGTCACGCAGCAGCCGATCGACGGCACCACGCCTGGTTTCTCGCTGATCTCCGACCACGGCGGGATCTTCCCGGCCGGGGTGCTGCCGATGGTGCTGATCGTCCAGGGTGTCGTGTTCGCCTACGCCTCGGTCGAGCTGGTCGGCGTCGCCGCCGGCGAGACGGAGAACCCGCGCAAGATCATGCCGAAGGCGATCAACTCGATCATGTGGCGGATCGGGATCTTCTACGTCGGCTCGGTGATCCTGCTGGCGATGCTGATGCCGTGGGACGCCTACTCGAAGCAGGAAAGCCCGTTCGTCACCGTGCTCTCGCACATCGGTGTGCCGCAGGCGGGCAACGTGATGAACCTGGTGGTGCTGACCGCGGCGCTGTCCAGCCTGAACTCGGGCCTCTATTCCACCGGCCGCATCCTCCGGTCGATGTCGCTGGCGGGCTCCGCGCCGAAGTTCACCGGCGTGATGAACAAGAACCACGTGCCCTACGGCGGGATCCTGCTCACCTCGGCGGTGTGCGTGGTCGGCGTCGGCCTGAACGCCGTCGTGCCGAGCCAGGCCTTCGAGATCGTGCTGAACTTCGCCGCCATCGGCATCCTCGGCACCTGGGCGATCATCGTGCTTTCGCATCTGCTGTTCGTGCGCAAGGCCAAGCTCGGCGAGGTCGAGCGTCCGTCGTACCGGCTGCCCTTCTCCCCCTACACCGAGATCGCGACGCTGATCTTCCTCGCCGCGGTCGTGGTGCTGATGGGCTTCGACGAGGTCGGCCGGATCACCCTGTACTGCCTGCCGGTCATCGGGCTCGCGCTGGTGGCGGGCTGGTTCGGGGTCCGCAAGCGGATCAACATGGACGTCTTCGAAAAGACGAAGCTGTGACCCCCGAGATCCGCGTGCCCGCGCACGAACCGCTGGTGCACCTCCTCCGCGACGGCATGGTCGAGGGGGTGCACCACGGTTCGGCCGTGGTGCTCGCGCCCGACGGCCGTGTGCTGTTCTCCGCGGGCGACATCGAGGCGGCGTTCTATCCGCGTTCGGCGGCGAAACCGTTGCAGGCCACGGCGATGGCTCGGCTCGGCGTCGAGCTGAGCCCCGCCGGGTTCGCCGTCGGCGCGGCCAGCCACTCCGGCGAAGAGATCCATCTCGCGGAGGTGCTCAGGACCCTCGGCGGCGCCGGGCTCACCGCGGAAGACCTTCGGACACCGGAAGACCTGCCGTTCGACCCGGTCGAGCGCGACGCTTGGGTCGCTTCGGGACGGACGGCTTCGCGGGTGGCCCACAACTGTTCCGGCAAGCACGCGGCGATGCTCGCGACCTGCCGCCTGCACGGTTGGTCCACAAAGGACTATCTGGATCCCGGCCATCCGCTGCAGCGCGCGATCGCGGAGTGCGTCGAGGACCTGACCGGACAGCGGATCCCGAAGGTGGCCGTCGACGGTTGTGGCGCTCCCCTGTTCGCGGTTTCGCTGCGCGGGCTCGCCCGCGCGGTCGGCAAGATCGCCGCGTCGGCGCCGGGAACGCCGGAAGGCCTTGTCGCCGAGGGGATCCGCAAGCATCCGGAACTGGTCGCCGGCACGCGTCGCGACGTCACCGCGCTCATGCGCGCGGTACCCGGCCTGATCGCCAAGGACGGTTTCGAAGCCGTCCAGGTCGCCGCGCTCCCGGACGGGACGGCGATCGCGATCAAGATCGCCGACGGCGGCGACCGCGCCCGCCGTCCGGTGCT from Amycolatopsis sp. EV170708-02-1 includes:
- a CDS encoding amino acid permease, which translates into the protein MTEQTLSADGKAAPVPADAGDAGYDKALKPRHVNMIAIGGAIGTGLFLGAGGRLAQAGPALAIVYAVCGLFAFFVVRSLGELILYRPSSGAFVSYAREFMGEKGAFVAGWMHFLNWSTTGIADITAIALYAHFWSFFTPIPQWVLALIALAVVLALNMVSVKLFGEMEFWFAIIKVAALVTFMGIGIFLLVTQQPIDGTTPGFSLISDHGGIFPAGVLPMVLIVQGVVFAYASVELVGVAAGETENPRKIMPKAINSIMWRIGIFYVGSVILLAMLMPWDAYSKQESPFVTVLSHIGVPQAGNVMNLVVLTAALSSLNSGLYSTGRILRSMSLAGSAPKFTGVMNKNHVPYGGILLTSAVCVVGVGLNAVVPSQAFEIVLNFAAIGILGTWAIIVLSHLLFVRKAKLGEVERPSYRLPFSPYTEIATLIFLAAVVVLMGFDEVGRITLYCLPVIGLALVAGWFGVRKRINMDVFEKTKL
- a CDS encoding FadR/GntR family transcriptional regulator → MEAVLAHLRGAIERGEYPVGEKLPSESALGKEFEVSRSVVREALRGLQALGLTVSKTGKGTFVTATGPVENPTFGTYSARDLFEVRRHVEIPVAGYAALRRSTDDLDLLGHLVERMDLETDNTAWVALDSLFHITIAQASGNPVFGKVIEEIRDALARQSSFLNQLGDRRTRSNIEHREIVTAIASGSEADAIAAMTSHLEHVEDALTTIVRPSPTTHQNKDD
- a CDS encoding asparaginase; the encoded protein is MTPEIRVPAHEPLVHLLRDGMVEGVHHGSAVVLAPDGRVLFSAGDIEAAFYPRSAAKPLQATAMARLGVELSPAGFAVGAASHSGEEIHLAEVLRTLGGAGLTAEDLRTPEDLPFDPVERDAWVASGRTASRVAHNCSGKHAAMLATCRLHGWSTKDYLDPGHPLQRAIAECVEDLTGQRIPKVAVDGCGAPLFAVSLRGLARAVGKIAASAPGTPEGLVAEGIRKHPELVAGTRRDVTALMRAVPGLIAKDGFEAVQVAALPDGTAIAIKIADGGDRARRPVLAAALALCGVDPDVLEPTPGLRVTGALAELDLAA
- the dnaE gene encoding DNA polymerase III subunit alpha, translated to MSNDSFVHLHVHTEYSMLDGAAKIAPLFKEAARLGMPAVGMTDHGNMYGADEFYQQAVKHDLKPIIGIEAYIAPESRFHKKPVFWGQSNQRGADEFGEGGDVSGGGAYTHMTMLAENSTGLRNLFKLSSLASMQGYYRKPRMDRELIAENHHGIIATTGCPSGEVQTRLRLGQRTEAIQAASDYKDIFGADNFFLELMDHGLPIERSVREGLLEIGKLLDLRPLATNDSHYVTKDQADTHSALLCVQAGKTLNDPNRFKFDGDGYYLKSAADMREYWDKEVPGAADSTLLIAERVESYKDVYTHKDRLPFFEVPEGYDQGTWLREEVARGLKWRYPDGVPDPYYNERIEIELDVIIGKGFPAYFLIVADLINYARKVGIRVGPGRGSAAGSLVAYVLGITNLDPIPQKLLFERFLNPERVSMPDIDIDFDDRRRGEMIRYATEKYGVDKVAQVITFGTIKTKAAIKDSARVHFGQPGYAIADRISKALPPPIMAKDIPLSGIVDSKHERYGEAAEVRALVETDEECKTIFETARGLEGLIRNAGVHACAVIMSCDPLTDAIPLWQRDDGSIITGWDYPSCEAIGLLKMDFLGLRNLTVIGDAIDNIKANRGIDIDLDTLGVEDPETYKLLSRGDTLGVFQLDGGPMRDLLRRMQPTVFDDIVAVGALYRPGPMGMNAHNDYADRKNARQKVKPIHPELEEPLKEILADTYGLIVYQEQIMHIGQKVAGYSMGRADVLRRAMGKKKAEVLEKEFVGFEEGMKSSELVPGGFSSEAIKALWDTILPFAGYAFNKSHAAAYGLISYWTAYLKANFTPEYMAALLTSVGDNKDKSAVYLSECRRLGIKVLPPDVNESALRFAAVGEDIRFGMGAVRNVGANVVESIIKTREEKGKYSSFTDFLDKSELVACNKRVIESLIKAGGFDSLGNTRLSMIQVHEDAVEAVVPLKRQEAMGQFDLFGFGGDDDAEAAASSSPLAHLKFGEEEYPRKQLLAYEREMLGLYVSAHPLDGAERILRKHAPRPIAAILADPPKEGELVVSGLITSLERRVNKKGEPWAICTIEDMDASLEVLYFPKSYAMFSADLIEDNAVLVKGRVNWREDKMSIFGGGLVPLDLSEVGNGEDDLPLVLLAAAEKIDQSVVSELKQTLLAHKGETPVHLKLVGKNQTVFALYDYPVKVTSMLIGELKGIPGIAAST
- a CDS encoding plasmid pRiA4b ORF-3 family protein, whose amino-acid sequence is MLRNGFEVVEAALTPEEFRSQVESALNVKADTVAWIRERIPDLLKVGRDPRPDLPERAAQLRRWLGLPGYDPLPRTPSADSLPLVLPPPAPVTGLRLAVALAEPDDAIWRRLEVRSDVTLAGLHRILATAFDRDEREYHRFETAYGGFSVDAQSCEGDRFDDEVTLGQVVGSPGHRLVYEAESWRHWIRVERLTGLPEAPSCLDGERAAPPPECEDERSYEMLLEARRDPDDEENEELLEELGGFGFDPEWFDREVVNERLARLS
- a CDS encoding nitroreductase/quinone reductase family protein; translation: MIDLQAMNERVIAEFRANGRHGDGLPTLLLTTTGARTGRRHVTPMLFLADDDRYIVFAANGGAPGHPDWYRNLVAEPSVDVEADGEAFTAHAIEVTGAARDRLFAKQAKAFPRLAEHQSKTTRPFPVIALSRV